From the genome of Brachyhypopomus gauderio isolate BG-103 chromosome 20, BGAUD_0.2, whole genome shotgun sequence, one region includes:
- the rims1b gene encoding regulating synaptic membrane exocytosis 1b isoform X19, with amino-acid sequence MQRSLDEIHQKQHLSHSPTPYYSSSQEARSGDSDYDYSEESEVLEVHRSIRGGSAECLHTNRTLGRHSNTLPPKMPLLVNGIHKDIYSDLQPTLDRVRSASTTCLRPDTSFHSSERRSGSLDRPACPKANKKVVARDRIQPTSILRGSRWRTDALLQPFVPSGPAGSCPSSLRSLDRAHLHGGPFSPTGSPLSVRRGRQLPQLPAKSSSVEQALAVEERTRQFSHIRVSPHRPGTVSSAHDQQMELKNKREMYKRSCDNMSARSSDSDMSDVSAISRASSASRLSSGSYMSVQSERPHGHVSRHLRASMGRGMLKSMSGDITGTERTDGSQSDTALGTVGGGAKKRRSSLNARFVAIVGSRRSRSTSQISQTEASNKKSKGSGSIQRSQETGMAVELQRNMSRQPSRESNNGSMASYNSEGSPIFPAVRVETQFSDFLDGLGPAQLVGRQTLATPSVGDIQIGMVNKKGQLEVEVIRARGLVQKPGSKSLPAPYVKVYLLHNGAYVAKKKTKIARKTLDPLYQQTLQFEESPQGKVLQVIVWGDYGRMDHKSFMGVAQILLEELDLASNVIGWYKLFPPSSLVDPTLASLTRRASQSSLDGSPGPGAVRS; translated from the exons ATGCAGAG GAGTCTGGATGAAATTCACCAGAAGCAGCACTTGTCCCACTCCCCCACACCCTACTACAGCTCCTCACAGGAAGCACGTTCTGGAGACTCGGACTACGACTACTCTGAGGAGAG TGAGGTTCTGGAGGTGCACAGGTCAATCCGGGGTGGGAGTGCTGAGTGCCTGCACACaaacag GACCCTAGGTAGGCACTCTAATACCTTACCCCCAAAGATGCCCTTGTTAGTGAACGGCATTCACAAAGACATATACAG TGATCTTCAGCCAACATTGGACCGAGTCAGGAGTGCCAGTACCACCTGCTTGAGGCCAGACACCAGTTTCCACTCTTCTGAAAG GAGGTCAGGCAGTTTGGACAGGCCTGCCTGTCCAAAAGCGAATAAGAAAGTTGTGGCCCGTGACAG GATCCAGCCCACCTCCATCCTGCGGGGCAGCAGGTGGAGGACAGATGCGCTACTCCAACCCTTTGTTCCCAGTGGCCCGGCGGGCTCCTGCCCCAGCTCCCTGCGCTCTCTGGACAG GGCACATCTGCACGGTGGCCCTTTCTCTCCCACGGGGTCTCCCTTGTCTGTACGCAGGGGCAGACAGTTACCCCAGCTCCCTGCGAAGAGCAGCAGTGTAGAGCAAG cTCTAGCTGTAGAGGAGCGGACTCGTCAGTTCAGTCATATCCGAGTCTCCCCTCATCGTCCGGGCACCGTCAGCTCGGCCCACGACCAACAGATGGAGCTGAAGAACAAGAGAGAG ATGTATAAGCGGAGCTGTGACAACATGTCAGCGAGGTCGTCGGACAGCGACATGAGTGACGTGTCGGCCATTTCACGGGCCAGCAGCGCATCCCGTCTCAGCAGTGGCAGCTACATGTCCGTTCAGTCGGAGCGGCCACACGGACACGTCAG CCGGCATTTGCGGGCGTCGATGGGCCGGGGTATGCTGAAGAGCATGAGCGGTGACATCACTGGGACAGAGCGCACGGACGGCAGCCAATCAGACACGGCGCTGGGCACGGTGGGCGGCGGCGCCAAGAAGAGACGTTCCAGCCTGAACGCCCGCTTCGTGGCCATCGTGGGCAGCCGACGCAGCCGCAGCACGTCTCAGATCAGCCAGACAG AGGCGTCCAATAAGAAGTCAAAGGGAAGCGGGTCGATCCAGCGGAGCCAAGAAACGGGGATGGCCGTGGAGCTGCAGCGCAACATGAGCAGACAGCCCAGCCGCGAGTCCAACAACGGCAGCATGGCCAGCTACAACTCTGAGGGAAG TCCGATCTTCCCAGCTGTGAGAGTGGAGACTCAGTTCAGCGACTTCCTGGACGGACTTGGTCCCGCCCAGCTGGTTGGCCGACAAACCTTGGCCACGCCCTCTGTCG GAGACATTCAGATTGGTATGGTGAACAAGAAAGGCCAGCTAGAGGTGGAGGTGATCCGCGCCCGGGGACTGGTTCAGAAACCCGGCTCAAAATCGCTTCCTG CTCCCTATGTTAAGGTGTATCTGCTGCACAACGGGGCATATGTAGCCAAAAAGAAGACCAAGATTGCACGGAAAACACTCGACCCCCTGTATCAGCAAACCCTGCAGTTTGAAGAGAGTCCACAGGGTAAAGTGTTGCAG GTAATTGTCTGGGGAGACTATGGGCGAATGGACCACAAATCGTTCATGGGAGTAGCACAGATCCTATTGGAGGAGCTGGACCTGGCCagcaatgtgattggctggtaCAAACTTTTTCCACCCTCCTCCTTAGTGGACCCTACGCTTGCCTCATTGACTCGACGTGCTTCCCAGTCGTCTCTGGATGGTTCCCCGGGTCCAGGGGCAGTTCGGTCATAG
- the rims1b gene encoding regulating synaptic membrane exocytosis 1b isoform X9, producing MSASVGPQGGPRPPTAPASMPDIPDLSHLTEEERTIIMAVMARQKEEEEKEQAMLKTLHQQFESYKKQVERIGVETKQPQTSHKDDAPTCGICHKTKFADGCGHLCSYCQTKFCARCGGRVALRSNNCLIGKDRVMWVCNLCRKQQEILIKSGEWFSSGPRPRPLSLGAPATRPEADVERKPRPRSQIPVVTNFSAPNDPQAPSSGPAERVRAAGTMPASRARSEPPREKRRPVSLHEQNGKVVIRGDRRLGPGRQPSQAAEDQAPGGRWDARRLEKGHSHEYIHHKNDPAHSDQRRRQEEEERERQRREEEYQTRYRSDPNLARYPVKPQKEEQEMRMHAKVSKMRQERHHSDLAINEVGLAQDGGDAPGNRLGRRSAAGEDGKTLLENHRAYSIDRTVGGSGSGGHGHLHKPRMGPTGPPDLRDGQDWSSKGHLEPKSVTLLHKTKREKAAESFRKDSSLSSDQSECLRPPPPRAYRPKRGLNKRQMSISSSEEEGGSTPEYTSCEDVEIESMSEKGEWDCHPLDPTVWHHPVTWQPSKEGDHLIGRITLSKRSAMPQEAGSLLGLKVVGGKMTETGRLGAFITKVKKGSLADVVGHLRAGDEVLQWNGKALPGATKKEVYNIILESQSAPQVEIVVSRPIGDTPRIPEKSHPPLESTGSSSIDESQKMDRPSISVMSPTSPGILRDLPQVLPGQLSVKLWYDKVGHQLIVNVLQAIDLPTRPDGRPRNAYVKMYFLPDRSDKSKRRTKTVKKSTEPKWNQTFLYSHVHRRDFRERMLEITVWDQPRAQEEESDFLGEILIELETALLDDQAHWYKLQSHDVSSLPLPQPSPCLPRRHVHGDSPSKKLQRSHRIIETDYDDAITIVSQAAERSSRERERSSTLAVPERQAALQHRSRSVSPHREDQCRARSRPAHVPMQRSLDEIHQKQHLSHSPTPYYSSSQEARSGDSDYDYSEESEVLEVHRSIRGGSAECLHTNRTLGRHSNTLPPKMPLLVNGIHKDIYSDLQPTLDRVRSASTTCLRPDTSFHSSERAHLHGGPFSPTGSPLSVRRGRQLPQLPAKSSSVEQALAVEERTRQFSHIRVSPHRPGTVSSAHDQQMELKNKREMYKRSCDNMSARSSDSDMSDVSAISRASSASRLSSGSYMSVQSERPHGHVSRHLRASMGRGMLKSMSGDITGTERTDGSQSDTALGTVGGGAKKRRSSLNARFVAIVGSRRSRSTSQISQTEASNKKSKGSGSIQRSQETGMAVELQRNMSRQPSRESNNGSMASYNSEGSPIFPAVRVETQFSDFLDGLGPAQLVGRQTLATPSVGDIQIGMVNKKGQLEVEVIRARGLVQKPGSKSLPAPYVKVYLLHNGAYVAKKKTKIARKTLDPLYQQTLQFEESPQGKVLQVIVWGDYGRMDHKSFMGVAQILLEELDLASNVIGWYKLFPPSSLVDPTLASLTRRASQSSLDGSPGPGAVRS from the exons AGTTCGAGAGCTATAAGAAGCAGGTGGAGCGGATTGGGGTGGAGACCAAACAGCCCCAGACCTCCCACAAGGACGATGCCCCCACCTGCGGGATCTGCCACAAGACCAAGTTCGCCGACGGCTGCGGGCACCTCTGCTCCTACTGCCAGACCAAGTTCTGCGCCCGCTGCGGGGGACGGGTGGCTCTGCGCTCCAACAAC TGTCTCATAGGGAAGGACAGG GTGATGTGGGTATGCAACCTGTGCAGAAAGCAGCAGGAGATCCTCATTAAGTCGGGGGAATGGTTCTCATCAGGCCCCAGACCCAGGCCACTCAGCCTGGGCGCCCCTGCCACCCGTCCTGAGGCCGACGTGGAGAGGAAGCCACGTCCTAGGTCACAGATCCCTGTCGTCACCAACTTCTCTGCTCCCAACGACCCCCAGGCACCCAGCAGTGGGCCTGCTGAACGGGTCAGGGCAGCGGGCACCATGCCGGCCTCACGAGCCCGCAGTGAACCTCCACGAGAGAA GAGGAGGCCAGTGTCTCTACATGAACAGAATGGCAAGGTTGTCATCCGAGGTGACAGAAGGTTGGGGCCAGGCAGGCAACCTTCTCAGGCTGCAGAAGACCAAGCGCCAGGGGGGAGATGGGATGCCAGACGTCTTGAGAAAGGCCATTCACACGAGTACATCCACCATAAGAATGACCCAGCCCACTCCGACCAGAGGAGGaggcaggaggaagaggagcgggaGCGCCAGCGGCGGGAGGAAGAGTACCAGACGCGCTACCGCAGCGACCCGAACTTGGCGCGCTACCCCGTCAAGCCTCAAAAGGAGGAACAAGAGATGCGCATGCACGCCAAAGTTTCTAAAATGAGGCAGGAGCGTCACCACAGCGACCTGGCCATCAACGAGGTGGGCCTAGCTCAAGATGGAGGCGACGCTCCAGGGAACAGACTGGGTAGGAGATCAGCAGCTGGTGAAGACGGCAAGACACTTTTAGAAAACCACCGGGCTTACTCTATAGACAGGACCGTGGGGGGCAGTGGCAGTGGGGGACATGGACACCTTCACAAGCCTCGCATGGGCCCCACAGGCCCTCCAGACCTCAGGGACGGACAGGACTGGAGCTCCAAGGGCCACCTGGAGCCCAAGTCAGTGACTTTACTGCACAAGACCAAGCGGGAGAAGGCGGCCGAGAGCTTCCGGAAGGACTCCTCCCTCAGCTCTGACCAGTCAGAGTGTCTACGACCCCCTCCTCCGAGGGCTTACAGGCCCAAGCGAGGTCTCAACAAGAGGCAGATGTCCATTAGCAGCTCAGAGGAGGAGGGCGGCTCTACACCCGAGTACACCAGCtgtgaagatgttgagattgaAAGCATGAGCGAGAAAG GTGAATGGGACTGCCATCCTCTGGACCCCACTGTGTGGCAT CATCCAGTCACCTGGCAGCCATCCAAAGAGGGTGATCACCTGATCGGCCGCATCACCCTGAGCAAGCGCTCGGCTATGCCCCAAGAAGCAGGCTCCCTGCTGGGATTAAAG GTGGTTGGCGGGAAAatgacagagacagggagactggGAGCTTTCATCACCAAAGTGAAGAAAGGAAGCCTAGCAGACGTTGTTGGCCACTTACGAGCAG GTGATGAGGTGCTGCAGTGGAATGGGAAGGCATTGCCTGGAGCCACCAAGAAAGAAGTGTACAACATCATTTTAGAGTCACAGTCTGCGCCTCAAGTTGAAATCGTTGTTTCAAGACCAATTGG AGACACACCAAGAATTCCTGAGAAGTCACATCCTCCTCTCGAATCTA CTGGATCCAGTTCTATAGATGAGTCTCAGAAGATGGACCGTCCTTCCATCTCTGTAATGTCCCCAACGAGTCCCGGAATATTGCGAGACCTTCCTCAGGTCCTACCTGGTCAACTTTCT GTGAAATTGTGGTATGACAAGGTTGGCCATCAGCTTATTGTCAACGTCTTACAAGCCATAGACCTGCCCACCCGCCCAGACGGCCGACCACGGAACGCTTACGTTAAAATGTACTTCCTTCCTGACAGGAG TGACAAGAGCAAACGGAGGACTAAGACAGTGAAGAAGAGCACGGAACCCAAGTGGAACCAGACGTTCCTGTACTCACACGTCCACCGCCGGGACTTCAGAGAGCGCATGCTGGAGATCACCGTCTGGGACCAGCCCCGGGCACAAGAGGAGGAAAGTGACTTCcttggagag ATCCTGATCGAGCTGGAGACGGCCCTGCTGGACGACCAGGCACACTGGTACAAGCTGCAGTCCCACGACGTCTCCTCGCTGCCCCTGCCTCAGCCGTCCCCCTGTCTGCCCCGCAGACATGTGCACGGAGACAGCCCCAGCAAGAAGCTCCAGA GATCTCACCGCATCATTGAGACTGATTATGATGATGCAATTACGATAGTCTCCCAAG CGGCAGAGCGGAGctccagggagagggagaggagcagCACCCTGGCGGTGCCTGAGAGGCAGGCGGCTCTACAGCACCGCTCACGTTCCGTCTCACCACACCGGGAGGACCAGTGCAGAGCCCGCTCACGCCCGGCACACGTGCCCATGCAGAG GAGTCTGGATGAAATTCACCAGAAGCAGCACTTGTCCCACTCCCCCACACCCTACTACAGCTCCTCACAGGAAGCACGTTCTGGAGACTCGGACTACGACTACTCTGAGGAGAG TGAGGTTCTGGAGGTGCACAGGTCAATCCGGGGTGGGAGTGCTGAGTGCCTGCACACaaacag GACCCTAGGTAGGCACTCTAATACCTTACCCCCAAAGATGCCCTTGTTAGTGAACGGCATTCACAAAGACATATACAG TGATCTTCAGCCAACATTGGACCGAGTCAGGAGTGCCAGTACCACCTGCTTGAGGCCAGACACCAGTTTCCACTCTTCTGAAAG GGCACATCTGCACGGTGGCCCTTTCTCTCCCACGGGGTCTCCCTTGTCTGTACGCAGGGGCAGACAGTTACCCCAGCTCCCTGCGAAGAGCAGCAGTGTAGAGCAAG cTCTAGCTGTAGAGGAGCGGACTCGTCAGTTCAGTCATATCCGAGTCTCCCCTCATCGTCCGGGCACCGTCAGCTCGGCCCACGACCAACAGATGGAGCTGAAGAACAAGAGAGAG ATGTATAAGCGGAGCTGTGACAACATGTCAGCGAGGTCGTCGGACAGCGACATGAGTGACGTGTCGGCCATTTCACGGGCCAGCAGCGCATCCCGTCTCAGCAGTGGCAGCTACATGTCCGTTCAGTCGGAGCGGCCACACGGACACGTCAG CCGGCATTTGCGGGCGTCGATGGGCCGGGGTATGCTGAAGAGCATGAGCGGTGACATCACTGGGACAGAGCGCACGGACGGCAGCCAATCAGACACGGCGCTGGGCACGGTGGGCGGCGGCGCCAAGAAGAGACGTTCCAGCCTGAACGCCCGCTTCGTGGCCATCGTGGGCAGCCGACGCAGCCGCAGCACGTCTCAGATCAGCCAGACAG AGGCGTCCAATAAGAAGTCAAAGGGAAGCGGGTCGATCCAGCGGAGCCAAGAAACGGGGATGGCCGTGGAGCTGCAGCGCAACATGAGCAGACAGCCCAGCCGCGAGTCCAACAACGGCAGCATGGCCAGCTACAACTCTGAGGGAAG TCCGATCTTCCCAGCTGTGAGAGTGGAGACTCAGTTCAGCGACTTCCTGGACGGACTTGGTCCCGCCCAGCTGGTTGGCCGACAAACCTTGGCCACGCCCTCTGTCG GAGACATTCAGATTGGTATGGTGAACAAGAAAGGCCAGCTAGAGGTGGAGGTGATCCGCGCCCGGGGACTGGTTCAGAAACCCGGCTCAAAATCGCTTCCTG CTCCCTATGTTAAGGTGTATCTGCTGCACAACGGGGCATATGTAGCCAAAAAGAAGACCAAGATTGCACGGAAAACACTCGACCCCCTGTATCAGCAAACCCTGCAGTTTGAAGAGAGTCCACAGGGTAAAGTGTTGCAG GTAATTGTCTGGGGAGACTATGGGCGAATGGACCACAAATCGTTCATGGGAGTAGCACAGATCCTATTGGAGGAGCTGGACCTGGCCagcaatgtgattggctggtaCAAACTTTTTCCACCCTCCTCCTTAGTGGACCCTACGCTTGCCTCATTGACTCGACGTGCTTCCCAGTCGTCTCTGGATGGTTCCCCGGGTCCAGGGGCAGTTCGGTCATAG
- the rims1b gene encoding regulating synaptic membrane exocytosis 1b isoform X3 translates to MSASVGPQGGPRPPTAPASMPDIPDLSHLTEEERTIIMAVMARQKEEEEKEQAMLKTLHQQFESYKKQVERIGVETKQPQTSHKDDAPTCGICHKTKFADGCGHLCSYCQTKFCARCGGRVALRSNNCLIGKDRVMWVCNLCRKQQEILIKSGEWFSSGPRPRPLSLGAPATRPEADVERKPRPRSQIPVVTNFSAPNDPQAPSSGPAERVRAAGTMPASRARSEPPREKRRPVSLHEQNGKVVIRGDRRLGPGRQPSQAAEDQAPGGRWDARRLEKGHSHEYIHHKNDPAHSDQRRRQEEEERERQRREEEYQTRYRSDPNLARYPVKPQKEEQEMRMHAKVSKMRQERHHSDLAINEVGLAQDGGDAPGNRLGRRSAAGEDGKTLLENHRAYSIDRTVGGSGSGGHGHLHKPRMGPTGPPDLRDGQDWSSKGHLEPKSVTLLHKTKREKAAESFRKDSSLSSDQSECLRPPPPRAYRPKRGLNKRQMSISSSEEEGGSTPEYTSCEDVEIESMSEKGEWDCHPLDPTVWHHPVTWQPSKEGDHLIGRITLSKRSAMPQEAGSLLGLKVVGGKMTETGRLGAFITKVKKGSLADVVGHLRAGDEVLQWNGKALPGATKKEVYNIILESQSAPQVEIVVSRPIGDTPRIPEKSHPPLESTGSSSIDESQKMDRPSISVMSPTSPGILRDLPQVLPGQLSVKLWYDKVGHQLIVNVLQAIDLPTRPDGRPRNAYVKMYFLPDRSDKSKRRTKTVKKSTEPKWNQTFLYSHVHRRDFRERMLEITVWDQPRAQEEESDFLGEILIELETALLDDQAHWYKLQSHDVSSLPLPQPSPCLPRRHVHGDSPSKKLQTAERSSRERERSSTLAVPERQAALQHRSRSVSPHREDQCRARSRPAHVPMQRSLDEIHQKQHLSHSPTPYYSSSQEARSGDSDYDYSEESEVLEVHRSIRGGSAECLHTNRTLGRHSNTLPPKMPLLVNGIHKDIYSDLQPTLDRVRSASTTCLRPDTSFHSSERRSGSLDRPACPKANKKVVARDRIQPTSILRGSRWRTDALLQPFVPSGPAGSCPSSLRSLDRAHLHGGPFSPTGSPLSVRRGRQLPQLPAKSSSVEQALAVEERTRQFSHIRVSPHRPGTVSSAHDQQMELKNKREMYKRSCDNMSARSSDSDMSDVSAISRASSASRLSSGSYMSVQSERPHGHVSRHLRASMGRGMLKSMSGDITGTERTDGSQSDTALGTVGGGAKKRRSSLNARFVAIVGSRRSRSTSQISQTEASNKKSKGSGSIQRSQETGMAVELQRNMSRQPSRESNNGSMASYNSEGSPIFPAVRVETQFSDFLDGLGPAQLVGRQTLATPSVGDIQIGMVNKKGQLEVEVIRARGLVQKPGSKSLPAPYVKVYLLHNGAYVAKKKTKIARKTLDPLYQQTLQFEESPQGKVLQVIVWGDYGRMDHKSFMGVAQILLEELDLASNVIGWYKLFPPSSLVDPTLASLTRRASQSSLDGSPGPGAVRS, encoded by the exons AGTTCGAGAGCTATAAGAAGCAGGTGGAGCGGATTGGGGTGGAGACCAAACAGCCCCAGACCTCCCACAAGGACGATGCCCCCACCTGCGGGATCTGCCACAAGACCAAGTTCGCCGACGGCTGCGGGCACCTCTGCTCCTACTGCCAGACCAAGTTCTGCGCCCGCTGCGGGGGACGGGTGGCTCTGCGCTCCAACAAC TGTCTCATAGGGAAGGACAGG GTGATGTGGGTATGCAACCTGTGCAGAAAGCAGCAGGAGATCCTCATTAAGTCGGGGGAATGGTTCTCATCAGGCCCCAGACCCAGGCCACTCAGCCTGGGCGCCCCTGCCACCCGTCCTGAGGCCGACGTGGAGAGGAAGCCACGTCCTAGGTCACAGATCCCTGTCGTCACCAACTTCTCTGCTCCCAACGACCCCCAGGCACCCAGCAGTGGGCCTGCTGAACGGGTCAGGGCAGCGGGCACCATGCCGGCCTCACGAGCCCGCAGTGAACCTCCACGAGAGAA GAGGAGGCCAGTGTCTCTACATGAACAGAATGGCAAGGTTGTCATCCGAGGTGACAGAAGGTTGGGGCCAGGCAGGCAACCTTCTCAGGCTGCAGAAGACCAAGCGCCAGGGGGGAGATGGGATGCCAGACGTCTTGAGAAAGGCCATTCACACGAGTACATCCACCATAAGAATGACCCAGCCCACTCCGACCAGAGGAGGaggcaggaggaagaggagcgggaGCGCCAGCGGCGGGAGGAAGAGTACCAGACGCGCTACCGCAGCGACCCGAACTTGGCGCGCTACCCCGTCAAGCCTCAAAAGGAGGAACAAGAGATGCGCATGCACGCCAAAGTTTCTAAAATGAGGCAGGAGCGTCACCACAGCGACCTGGCCATCAACGAGGTGGGCCTAGCTCAAGATGGAGGCGACGCTCCAGGGAACAGACTGGGTAGGAGATCAGCAGCTGGTGAAGACGGCAAGACACTTTTAGAAAACCACCGGGCTTACTCTATAGACAGGACCGTGGGGGGCAGTGGCAGTGGGGGACATGGACACCTTCACAAGCCTCGCATGGGCCCCACAGGCCCTCCAGACCTCAGGGACGGACAGGACTGGAGCTCCAAGGGCCACCTGGAGCCCAAGTCAGTGACTTTACTGCACAAGACCAAGCGGGAGAAGGCGGCCGAGAGCTTCCGGAAGGACTCCTCCCTCAGCTCTGACCAGTCAGAGTGTCTACGACCCCCTCCTCCGAGGGCTTACAGGCCCAAGCGAGGTCTCAACAAGAGGCAGATGTCCATTAGCAGCTCAGAGGAGGAGGGCGGCTCTACACCCGAGTACACCAGCtgtgaagatgttgagattgaAAGCATGAGCGAGAAAG GTGAATGGGACTGCCATCCTCTGGACCCCACTGTGTGGCAT CATCCAGTCACCTGGCAGCCATCCAAAGAGGGTGATCACCTGATCGGCCGCATCACCCTGAGCAAGCGCTCGGCTATGCCCCAAGAAGCAGGCTCCCTGCTGGGATTAAAG GTGGTTGGCGGGAAAatgacagagacagggagactggGAGCTTTCATCACCAAAGTGAAGAAAGGAAGCCTAGCAGACGTTGTTGGCCACTTACGAGCAG GTGATGAGGTGCTGCAGTGGAATGGGAAGGCATTGCCTGGAGCCACCAAGAAAGAAGTGTACAACATCATTTTAGAGTCACAGTCTGCGCCTCAAGTTGAAATCGTTGTTTCAAGACCAATTGG AGACACACCAAGAATTCCTGAGAAGTCACATCCTCCTCTCGAATCTA CTGGATCCAGTTCTATAGATGAGTCTCAGAAGATGGACCGTCCTTCCATCTCTGTAATGTCCCCAACGAGTCCCGGAATATTGCGAGACCTTCCTCAGGTCCTACCTGGTCAACTTTCT GTGAAATTGTGGTATGACAAGGTTGGCCATCAGCTTATTGTCAACGTCTTACAAGCCATAGACCTGCCCACCCGCCCAGACGGCCGACCACGGAACGCTTACGTTAAAATGTACTTCCTTCCTGACAGGAG TGACAAGAGCAAACGGAGGACTAAGACAGTGAAGAAGAGCACGGAACCCAAGTGGAACCAGACGTTCCTGTACTCACACGTCCACCGCCGGGACTTCAGAGAGCGCATGCTGGAGATCACCGTCTGGGACCAGCCCCGGGCACAAGAGGAGGAAAGTGACTTCcttggagag ATCCTGATCGAGCTGGAGACGGCCCTGCTGGACGACCAGGCACACTGGTACAAGCTGCAGTCCCACGACGTCTCCTCGCTGCCCCTGCCTCAGCCGTCCCCCTGTCTGCCCCGCAGACATGTGCACGGAGACAGCCCCAGCAAGAAGCTCCAGA CGGCAGAGCGGAGctccagggagagggagaggagcagCACCCTGGCGGTGCCTGAGAGGCAGGCGGCTCTACAGCACCGCTCACGTTCCGTCTCACCACACCGGGAGGACCAGTGCAGAGCCCGCTCACGCCCGGCACACGTGCCCATGCAGAG GAGTCTGGATGAAATTCACCAGAAGCAGCACTTGTCCCACTCCCCCACACCCTACTACAGCTCCTCACAGGAAGCACGTTCTGGAGACTCGGACTACGACTACTCTGAGGAGAG TGAGGTTCTGGAGGTGCACAGGTCAATCCGGGGTGGGAGTGCTGAGTGCCTGCACACaaacag GACCCTAGGTAGGCACTCTAATACCTTACCCCCAAAGATGCCCTTGTTAGTGAACGGCATTCACAAAGACATATACAG TGATCTTCAGCCAACATTGGACCGAGTCAGGAGTGCCAGTACCACCTGCTTGAGGCCAGACACCAGTTTCCACTCTTCTGAAAG GAGGTCAGGCAGTTTGGACAGGCCTGCCTGTCCAAAAGCGAATAAGAAAGTTGTGGCCCGTGACAG GATCCAGCCCACCTCCATCCTGCGGGGCAGCAGGTGGAGGACAGATGCGCTACTCCAACCCTTTGTTCCCAGTGGCCCGGCGGGCTCCTGCCCCAGCTCCCTGCGCTCTCTGGACAG GGCACATCTGCACGGTGGCCCTTTCTCTCCCACGGGGTCTCCCTTGTCTGTACGCAGGGGCAGACAGTTACCCCAGCTCCCTGCGAAGAGCAGCAGTGTAGAGCAAG cTCTAGCTGTAGAGGAGCGGACTCGTCAGTTCAGTCATATCCGAGTCTCCCCTCATCGTCCGGGCACCGTCAGCTCGGCCCACGACCAACAGATGGAGCTGAAGAACAAGAGAGAG ATGTATAAGCGGAGCTGTGACAACATGTCAGCGAGGTCGTCGGACAGCGACATGAGTGACGTGTCGGCCATTTCACGGGCCAGCAGCGCATCCCGTCTCAGCAGTGGCAGCTACATGTCCGTTCAGTCGGAGCGGCCACACGGACACGTCAG CCGGCATTTGCGGGCGTCGATGGGCCGGGGTATGCTGAAGAGCATGAGCGGTGACATCACTGGGACAGAGCGCACGGACGGCAGCCAATCAGACACGGCGCTGGGCACGGTGGGCGGCGGCGCCAAGAAGAGACGTTCCAGCCTGAACGCCCGCTTCGTGGCCATCGTGGGCAGCCGACGCAGCCGCAGCACGTCTCAGATCAGCCAGACAG AGGCGTCCAATAAGAAGTCAAAGGGAAGCGGGTCGATCCAGCGGAGCCAAGAAACGGGGATGGCCGTGGAGCTGCAGCGCAACATGAGCAGACAGCCCAGCCGCGAGTCCAACAACGGCAGCATGGCCAGCTACAACTCTGAGGGAAG TCCGATCTTCCCAGCTGTGAGAGTGGAGACTCAGTTCAGCGACTTCCTGGACGGACTTGGTCCCGCCCAGCTGGTTGGCCGACAAACCTTGGCCACGCCCTCTGTCG GAGACATTCAGATTGGTATGGTGAACAAGAAAGGCCAGCTAGAGGTGGAGGTGATCCGCGCCCGGGGACTGGTTCAGAAACCCGGCTCAAAATCGCTTCCTG CTCCCTATGTTAAGGTGTATCTGCTGCACAACGGGGCATATGTAGCCAAAAAGAAGACCAAGATTGCACGGAAAACACTCGACCCCCTGTATCAGCAAACCCTGCAGTTTGAAGAGAGTCCACAGGGTAAAGTGTTGCAG GTAATTGTCTGGGGAGACTATGGGCGAATGGACCACAAATCGTTCATGGGAGTAGCACAGATCCTATTGGAGGAGCTGGACCTGGCCagcaatgtgattggctggtaCAAACTTTTTCCACCCTCCTCCTTAGTGGACCCTACGCTTGCCTCATTGACTCGACGTGCTTCCCAGTCGTCTCTGGATGGTTCCCCGGGTCCAGGGGCAGTTCGGTCATAG